The Populus nigra chromosome 14, ddPopNigr1.1, whole genome shotgun sequence genome has a segment encoding these proteins:
- the LOC133672918 gene encoding protein DOG1-like 4: MSKLPSSAAYLVSTLTNGSLSRETFRKFFECWLAEQNNYLEQLISTCKDYDHNKKNSPQSSQATLQPLINRVLEHYEHYYRAKSRWAKDDVLSMLSPSWTSTLEHAFLWIGGWRPSVAFHLLYSKSGHQLEAQLHELICGLGTGDLGDLSASQLTRVDQLQRKTIREENELTEKLAKHQETVADSSMVELAHEVTELLRSENTGDEVEEERVESTLAPKKDGLQEILQMADDLRVRTIKGVVEILTPIQAVHFLIAAAELHLRLHDWGKKGDWARRVHH, translated from the exons ATGTCCAAGCTGCCAAGTAGTGCTGCATACCTTGTCTCCACCTTGACAAACGGCTCTCTTTCCCGTGAAACATTTCGCAAATTCTTCGAGTGCTGGCTTGCAGAGCAAAACAATTATCTCGAACAACTCATCTCAACCTGTAAAGATTATgatcacaacaaaaaaaactcccCCCAATCATCTCAGGCAACCCTCCAGCCTCTTATCAACCGGGTTCTTGAGCATTATGAGCATTATTATAGAGCCAAGTCAAGATGGGCCAAAGATGATGTGTTATCCATGCTCTCACCTTCATGGACTAGTACTCTCGAGCATGCTTTTCTTTGGATTGGTGGGTGGCGGCCCTCTGTGGCTTTTCACTTGCTCTACTCAAAGTCAGGTCATCAGCTTGAGGCTCAACTCCATGAGTTGATTTGTGGGTTGGGGACAGGTGACTTGGGTGACCTTTCAGCTAGTCAACTCACCCGAGTTGATCAGTTACAGAGGAAGACTATCAGGGAAGAGAACGAGCTGACTGAGAAGCTTGCAAAGCATCAAGAAACTGTAGCAGACTCGTCTATGGTGGAGTTAGCACATGAG GTGACTGAGTTGTTGAGGAGTGAGAACACGGGTGATGAAGTGGAGGAAGAGCGAGTTGAGTCAACTCTGGCACCTAAAAAGGATGGATTGCAGGAAATCTTGCAGATGGCTGATGATCTACGGGTGAGAACTATTAAAGGTGTTGTCGAGATATTGACTCCAATCCAAGCCGTTCATTTCTTGATTGCTGCTGCTGAGTTGCACTTGCGCCTTCATGACTGGGGTAAGAAGGGTGATTGGGCACGCCGCGTCCACCACTGA
- the LOC133672396 gene encoding alternative NAD(P)H-ubiquinone oxidoreductase C1, chloroplastic/mitochondrial gives MALAASALMPLNRIPNANRWNKVSFRTSHSINFSLLFEKGGIGFRNGIVAAAAAASPSPVNEDVSQKETPQRIYTWPDNKKPKVCILGGGFGGLYTALRLESLIWADDKKPQVLLVDQSERFVFKPMLYELLSGEVDAWEIAPRFSELLANTGIQFFQDRVKMLHPADHLGMNGSTGSCSGGTVVLESGLLIEYDWLVLSLGAGAKLDTVPGAAEFAFPFSTLEDACKVDNKLKELERRKFGKDSLIRVAVVGCGYSGVELAATVSERLQDRGLVQAINVNTTILPTAPPGNREAALKVLSSRKVQLLLGYFVRCIRKESDLEGSAMPTDAGAFPKSLAEHGSEKYILELQPAERGLQSQILEADLVLWTVGSKPPLPQLEPYDKTHELPLNGRGQAETDETLRVKGHPRIFALGDSSALRDMNGRILPATAQVAFQQADFTGWNLWAAINDRPLLPFRFQNLGEMMTLGRNDAALSPSFIEGLTLEGPVGHAARKIAYLIRLPTDEHRLKVGISWLTKSAVDSVASIQSTLSKVLSGS, from the exons ATGGCATTAGCTGCTTCAGCTCTTATGCCTCTCAATC GGATTCCAAATGCAAATAGATGGAACAAGGTATCATTTCGAACTTCACATAGCATCAATTTctctttattatttgaaaagggAGGAATTGGATTTCGAAATGGAATTGTTGCTGCCGCTGCCGCTGCTTCTCCTAGTCCAGTCAATGAAGATGTATCTCAAAAAGAAACTCCCCAGAGAATTTATACATGGCCTGATAATAAG AAGCCAAAGGTGTGTATACTAGGTGGTGGATTTGGAGGCTTATATACTGCTTTAAGACTAGAGTCACTTATTTGGGCTGACGACAAGAAGCCTCAg GTTCTTCTTGTCGACCAGTCTGAACGTTTTGTTTTCAAACCAATGTTGTATGAGCTTCTATCTGGAG AGGTGGATGCATGGGAAATTGCTCCCCGATTCTCAGAATTGCTTGCAAACACTGGCATACAGTTTTTCCAAGATAGAGTAAAGATGTTACATCCTGCTGATCACTTGGGCATGAATGGGTCAACAGGATCTTGTTCTGGAGGAACCGTGGTGCTTGAAAGCGGCCTTCTTATTGAATATGACTG GTTGGTTCTTTCTTTGGGGGCTGGAGCTAAACTTGATACTGTACCAGGTGCTGCAGAATTTGCATTTCCATTCTCCACTCTTGAGGATGCCTGT AAGGTTGACAATAAGTTGAAAGAATTAGAGAGAAGGAAGTTTGGCAAGGACTCTCTGATTCGTGTGGCTGTTGTCGGCTGTGGTTACTCTGGAGTTGAGTTGGCTGCTACAGTATCAGAGAGACTACAAGATAGAGGTTTAGTACAAGCCATTAATGTGAACACTACTATCTTGCCAACTGCCCCTCCTGGCAATAGGGAAGCTGCACTTAAA GTTCTTTCATCCAGGAAAGTCCAGCTTCTATTGGGTTATTTTGTACGCTGTATCAGGAAAGAGAGTGACTTGGAAGGTTCTGCAATGCCAACAGATGCTGGGGCATTTCCGAAATCACTAGCAGAACATGGTTCTGAGAAATATATTTTGGAACTTCAACCTGCTGAAAGGGGATTACAGAGTCAGATTCTCGAAGCAGATCTAGTGTTATGGACTGTTGGGTCTAAACCCCCACTTCCTCAATTGGAACCCTATGATAAGACCCACGAGCTTCCTCTAAATGGCCGGGGACAAGCAGAGACAGATGAAACACTCCGTGTCAAGGGCCATCCACGTATATTTGCACTTGGTGACTCTTCTGCTCTTAGGGACATGAATGGAAGGATTCTTCCAGCAACTGCTCAG GTTGCTTTCCAGCAGGCAGATTTTACTGGTTGGAATTTGTGGGCAGCGATTAATGACCGGCCTTTGTTGCCATTTAG GTTTCAGAATCTAGGTGAAATGATGACTCTGGGAAGAAATGATGCTGCTCTTTCACCGAGTTTCATTGAAGGACTAACCTTAGAGGGTCCTGTTGGCCACGCTG CGAGGAAAATAGCCTATTTGATTAGATTACCAACAGATGAGCACCGGCTTAAAGTGGGAATTAGCTGGCTTACAAAGTCAGCTGTAGATTCAGTTGCATCAATACAAAGCACCCTTAGTAAGGTTCTCTCAGGCTCGTAG
- the LOC133673010 gene encoding fatty acid amide hydrolase-like, which translates to MGLFRAKGVVYKPVENVNLGPDSDESYIKANVKAPRMAGFLAKIFAWFLESRIFGAFLLHILKRNNLIHKLVTNAELEESPVYVPLHPFEELNEKEVKHVNSDLSPSEQVQQAVGCLPLPSEKIVNGLKPSSRRWTIMDYSKAYSSGEITPYKVAERLVAAIHESSSPPLDMAFFINYDAEDILRQAKESTLRYQRGEPRSVLDGVPVAIKDEIDCSPYPTTGGTKWLHKFRPCKGDAFCILRLRSCGVVIIGKTNMHELGAGTSGINPHYGATRNPYDPSRISGGSSSGSAAVVAAGLCPVALGVDGGGSVRMPAALCGVVGFKPTFGRVPHSGVLPLNWTVGMVGVLAGTIEDAFIVYAAINGPVPSHETSVIPPPKMYFPMLQSTNSVSDITLARYGEWFNDCSDDIRTCCSLALHKLSEKHGWKTVDVTIPDIEAMRLAHYLTIGSECTAALSSYLEKLDIAESGWDVRVALSVYGAFSGEDYIKAQKLRNRQIQFHRNIFTKADVIVTPTVGVTAYPILNDALQTGELDYINGAALVRYQIAGNFLGLPAVTVPVGYDKKGLPIGLQFIGRPWSEPTLIHIAHAMQTLCISEYRKPQAFYDLLKKD; encoded by the exons ATGGGGTTGTTCAGAGCTAAGGGTGTGGTTTACAAGCCTGTTGAGAATGTTAATCTTGGCCCTGATAGTGATGAATCCTATATAAAAGCCAATGTTAAAG CTCCTCGCATGGCTGGATTTCTTGCCAAGATTTTCGCCTGGTTTCTCGAGTCGCGAATTTTCGGAGCATTCCTTCTGCACATCTTGAAGAGAAACAATCTAATTCACAAG CTTGTTACAAATGCAGAGCTGGAGGAATCACCTGTCTATGTCCCTTTGCATCCATTTGAAG AGCTCAATGAAAAAGAAGTCAAACACGTAAATTCTGATCTATCACCATCTGAACAAGTTCAGCAGGCAGTTGGTTGTCTGCCTCTACCTTCAGAGAAGATTGTTAATGGATTGAAGCCATCTTCCCGTCGCTGGACAATAATGGATTATTCTAAAGCATATAGCTCTGGAGAAATAACTCCATACAAG GTTGCAGAACGACTAGTAGCTGCAATCCATGAATCTTCCAGTCCTCCATTGGACATGGCattctttattaattatgatGCTGAAGATATTTTAAGGCAGGCTAAAGAATCAACTCTTCGGTATCAAAGAG GGGAGCCAAGATCAGTTCTAGATGGAGTTCCAGTTGCAATCAAGGATGAAATAGACTGTAGCCCTTATCCAACAACAG GAGGCACTAAGTGGTTGCACAAATTTAGACCTTGCAAAGGTGATGCCTTCTGCATTTTGCGCCTCAGATCATGTGGTGTGGTAATTATTGGAAAAACCAATATGCACGAGCTTGGCGCTGGAACAAGTGGAATAAATCCTCACTATGG GGCTACTAGAAATCCATACGATCCTAGCAGGATATCTGGAGGTTCTTCTAGTGGATCAGCTGCAGTGGTTGCTGCAGGACTTTGCCCTGTTGCCCTTGGTGTTGATGGGGGAG GATCCGTGAGAATGCCTGCAGCTCTTTGTGGTGTTGTTGGTTTCAAACCAACTTTCGGGCGTGTGCCTCACTCTGG TGTTCTTCCTCTGAACTGGACAGTGGGGATGGTAGGAGTGTTAGCAGGCACAATAGAGGACGCATTTATCGT TTATGCAGCTATAAATGGCCCAGTTCCATCCCATGAAACCTCTGTTATACCACCG ccaaagatgTATTTCCCAATGCTACAATCAACAAATTCAGTGTCAGACATCACATTGGCAAGATACGGGGAG TGGTTTAATGATTGCAGTGATGATATTAGAACATGCTGTTCCCTAGCATTGCACAAGCTTTCTGAGAAGCATGGTTGGAAG ACTGTAGATGTTACCATACCAGACATAGAGGCGATGCGCCTCGCACATTATTTAACAATTGGATCTGAGTGCACCGCTGCACTTAGTTCTTATCTAGAAAAGTT GGATATTGCAGAGTCAGGATGGGATGTCAGGGTAGCACTTAGTGTTTATGGTGCTTTCAGTGGTGAAGATTATATAAAGGCTCAGAAACTTAG GAACCGCCAGATACAATTTCACAGGAATATATTTACAAAAGCAGATGTCATTGTTACACCAACAGTAGG CGTAACAGCATACCCTATTTTGAATGATGCTCTCCAGACTGGTGAGCTGGACTACATAAATGGAG CTGCGCTAGTTCGGTATCAGATAGCAGGAAATTTTCTGGGATTACCTGCAGTTACTGTTCCG GTTGGATATGACAAAAAAGGGTTGCCTATAGGCCTTCAATTTATTGGAAGGCCGTGGTCTGAACCAACATTAATCCACATAGCACATGCTATGCAG ACTCTGTGTATCTCAGAGTACAGAAAACCACAGGCTTTCTATGATTTGCTCAAGAAGGATTAA
- the LOC133673096 gene encoding filament-like plant protein isoform X1, with the protein MDRRSWLWRRKSSEKSPGETDSSGSISSRSERFSDDQVYPIHNPQSPEVTSKSVLTDEDHSDNVRTLTEKLSAALLNISAKEELVKQHAKVAEEAVSGWEKAENDLSALKQQLEDATKKNYALEDRVGHLDAALKECVRQLRQSREEQDERINEAVTKKISEWESTKSELEAQLVELQAQLQTAKDEATTSADSDLWKRFDAVEKENMSLKRELLSRAEEIEIRILERDLSTQAAETASKLHLESIKKLAKLEAECRKLKAMAHKASAANDYKSLTASSIGDESITDRQSDIGERLLAVESHSWKMSGLEMNECDPSCSDSRACAHATEFDQYKNWKPIGRNRTVHSVEINLMDDFLEMERLAAFPYTLSGSSYLEAESVSDKGNGSGNPWKEELESMINRTAELEEKLDKMEEEKNKSEMALTKCQRQLETLRSHLHEADTKIGELQAKLALANESRQAREEEMKDIEARSEETKSQLRIAEAEIKTLLSKVVSLDSEVEKERALSTENAVKSQQLEAELSKMKCETELQHENERRRVASFNEELKITQGKELAVAASKLADCQKTISSLGLQLKSLATFEDLLFDSEKSSDASSEGLKAHADDEQQRPDPRNLSSGRDSEAFQVSRGALRSKKGSNRESSLSLNSSFVSEKNRNGFGKFPPRGLSRVRNEN; encoded by the exons GTATATCCCATTCATAATCCTCAATCACCAGAAGTTACATCTAAGTCTGTACTCACCGATGAAGACCATAGTGACAATGTGAGGACTTTGACAGAGAAACTATCTGCTGCTCTCCTGAACATTAGTGCCAAAGAAGAGTTGGTAAAGCAGCATGCCAAAGTTGCAGAAGAAGCAGTCTCAG GTTGGGAGAAAGCTGAAAATGATCTGTCAGCTTTAAAGCAACAACTTGAGGATGCCACTAAGAAGAACTATGCACTTGAAGACAGAGTTGGTCATCTGGATGCAGCACTGAAGGAATGTGTGAGGCAGCTAAGACAATCAAGAGAAGAGCAAGATGAAAGGATCAATGAAGCTGTCACCAAGAAAATTAGTGAATGGGAATCAACGAAGTCTGAGCTCGAGGCCCAGCTTGTGGAACTCCAGGCTCAGCTTCAAACTGCTAAAGATGAAGCTACTACTTCAGCTGATTCGGATTTATGGAAAAGGTTTGATGCTGTAGAGAAAGAGAACATGTCCCTTAAGCGCGAGCTCCTTTCTCGAGCTGAGGAGATAGAGATTAGGATTTTGGAGAGGGACTTGAGCACCCAAGCTGCTGAAACAGCAAGCAAACTACACCTGGAAAGCATAAAGAAGCTTGCTAAGCTTGAAGCCGAGTGTCGGAAGTTGAAAGCCATGGCTCATAAAGCATCAGCTGCTAATGATTATAAATCTTTAACTGCCTCATCAATTGGTGACGAGTCTATCACTGACAGGCAATCTGATATTGGGGAGAGGCTACTGGCAGTTGAAAGTCATTCATGGAAGATGAGTGGCTTGGAAATGAATGAATGCGACCCAAGCTGCTCTGACTCACGGGCCTGTGCTCATGCTACAGAATTTGATCAATATAAGAATTGGAAGCCTATTGGAAGAAACCGCACGGTTCATTCTGTTGAAATCAAtctcatggatgattttttggaAATGGAAAGACTCGCAGCTTTTCCATATACATTAAGTGGAAGTTCTTACCTTGAGGCAGAATCTGTATCAGATAAAGGCAATGGTAGTGGAAACCCATGGAAAGAAGAACTCGAATCCATGATTAACAGGACTGCTGAACTGGAGGAGAAGTTGGATAagatggaagaagaaaaaaataagtcagAAATGGCTTTGACTAAATGCCAGAGGCAGCTCGAGACATTAAGGAGTCACCTGCATGAAGCAGATACAAAGATAGGGGAGCTGCAAGCTAAGTTAGCTCTTGCAAATGAATCAAGACAAGCTAGAGAGGAAGAGATGAAGGACATTGAAGCAAGGAGTGAAGAGACAAAATCACAACTCAGAATTGCTGAAGCTGAGATCAAAACCTTGCTTTCTAAAGTTGTTTCGTTAGATTCGGAGGTTGAGAAAGAGCGTGCCTTGTCAACTGAAAATGCTGTAAAGAGCCAGCAGTTGGAGGCTGAGCTCTCAAAAATGAAATGTGAAACTGAGCTCCAGCACGAGAATGAGCGCAGGCGTGTTGCCAGCTTTAATGAAGAGTTGAAGATTACACAG GGGAAAGAGCTAGCTGTTGCTGCAAGCAAACTTGCTGATTGCCAGAAAACGATCTCATCTCTTGGTCTTCAGTTGAAATCTCTTGCAACATTCGAAGACCTCTTGTTTGATTCTGAGAAATCCTCAGATGCCAGTAGTGAAGGATTAAAGGCTCATGCTGATGATGAACAACAGAGACCTGATCCTAGAAATCTATCTTCAGGTAGAGATTCTGAAGCCTTCCAAGTCAGTAGAGGTGCTTTAAGATCAAAGAAAGGAAGTAATAGGGagtcatcattatcattaaacTCGAGCTTTGTTTCTGAAAAGAACAGAAATGGATTTGGAAAGTTTCCCCCCAGAGGTCTTAGTAGGGTTCGCAATGAAAATTAG
- the LOC133673096 gene encoding filament-like plant protein isoform X2, with the protein MAFFKDCWEKAENDLSALKQQLEDATKKNYALEDRVGHLDAALKECVRQLRQSREEQDERINEAVTKKISEWESTKSELEAQLVELQAQLQTAKDEATTSADSDLWKRFDAVEKENMSLKRELLSRAEEIEIRILERDLSTQAAETASKLHLESIKKLAKLEAECRKLKAMAHKASAANDYKSLTASSIGDESITDRQSDIGERLLAVESHSWKMSGLEMNECDPSCSDSRACAHATEFDQYKNWKPIGRNRTVHSVEINLMDDFLEMERLAAFPYTLSGSSYLEAESVSDKGNGSGNPWKEELESMINRTAELEEKLDKMEEEKNKSEMALTKCQRQLETLRSHLHEADTKIGELQAKLALANESRQAREEEMKDIEARSEETKSQLRIAEAEIKTLLSKVVSLDSEVEKERALSTENAVKSQQLEAELSKMKCETELQHENERRRVASFNEELKITQGKELAVAASKLADCQKTISSLGLQLKSLATFEDLLFDSEKSSDASSEGLKAHADDEQQRPDPRNLSSGRDSEAFQVSRGALRSKKGSNRESSLSLNSSFVSEKNRNGFGKFPPRGLSRVRNEN; encoded by the exons ATGGCATTTTTTAAAGATT GTTGGGAGAAAGCTGAAAATGATCTGTCAGCTTTAAAGCAACAACTTGAGGATGCCACTAAGAAGAACTATGCACTTGAAGACAGAGTTGGTCATCTGGATGCAGCACTGAAGGAATGTGTGAGGCAGCTAAGACAATCAAGAGAAGAGCAAGATGAAAGGATCAATGAAGCTGTCACCAAGAAAATTAGTGAATGGGAATCAACGAAGTCTGAGCTCGAGGCCCAGCTTGTGGAACTCCAGGCTCAGCTTCAAACTGCTAAAGATGAAGCTACTACTTCAGCTGATTCGGATTTATGGAAAAGGTTTGATGCTGTAGAGAAAGAGAACATGTCCCTTAAGCGCGAGCTCCTTTCTCGAGCTGAGGAGATAGAGATTAGGATTTTGGAGAGGGACTTGAGCACCCAAGCTGCTGAAACAGCAAGCAAACTACACCTGGAAAGCATAAAGAAGCTTGCTAAGCTTGAAGCCGAGTGTCGGAAGTTGAAAGCCATGGCTCATAAAGCATCAGCTGCTAATGATTATAAATCTTTAACTGCCTCATCAATTGGTGACGAGTCTATCACTGACAGGCAATCTGATATTGGGGAGAGGCTACTGGCAGTTGAAAGTCATTCATGGAAGATGAGTGGCTTGGAAATGAATGAATGCGACCCAAGCTGCTCTGACTCACGGGCCTGTGCTCATGCTACAGAATTTGATCAATATAAGAATTGGAAGCCTATTGGAAGAAACCGCACGGTTCATTCTGTTGAAATCAAtctcatggatgattttttggaAATGGAAAGACTCGCAGCTTTTCCATATACATTAAGTGGAAGTTCTTACCTTGAGGCAGAATCTGTATCAGATAAAGGCAATGGTAGTGGAAACCCATGGAAAGAAGAACTCGAATCCATGATTAACAGGACTGCTGAACTGGAGGAGAAGTTGGATAagatggaagaagaaaaaaataagtcagAAATGGCTTTGACTAAATGCCAGAGGCAGCTCGAGACATTAAGGAGTCACCTGCATGAAGCAGATACAAAGATAGGGGAGCTGCAAGCTAAGTTAGCTCTTGCAAATGAATCAAGACAAGCTAGAGAGGAAGAGATGAAGGACATTGAAGCAAGGAGTGAAGAGACAAAATCACAACTCAGAATTGCTGAAGCTGAGATCAAAACCTTGCTTTCTAAAGTTGTTTCGTTAGATTCGGAGGTTGAGAAAGAGCGTGCCTTGTCAACTGAAAATGCTGTAAAGAGCCAGCAGTTGGAGGCTGAGCTCTCAAAAATGAAATGTGAAACTGAGCTCCAGCACGAGAATGAGCGCAGGCGTGTTGCCAGCTTTAATGAAGAGTTGAAGATTACACAG GGGAAAGAGCTAGCTGTTGCTGCAAGCAAACTTGCTGATTGCCAGAAAACGATCTCATCTCTTGGTCTTCAGTTGAAATCTCTTGCAACATTCGAAGACCTCTTGTTTGATTCTGAGAAATCCTCAGATGCCAGTAGTGAAGGATTAAAGGCTCATGCTGATGATGAACAACAGAGACCTGATCCTAGAAATCTATCTTCAGGTAGAGATTCTGAAGCCTTCCAAGTCAGTAGAGGTGCTTTAAGATCAAAGAAAGGAAGTAATAGGGagtcatcattatcattaaacTCGAGCTTTGTTTCTGAAAAGAACAGAAATGGATTTGGAAAGTTTCCCCCCAGAGGTCTTAGTAGGGTTCGCAATGAAAATTAG